From a region of the Synechococcus sp. RS9916 genome:
- a CDS encoding C2 family cysteine protease, with the protein MLEFNLDGKLNNTFDAGDAYQRVAGSDTTSYGLDQSNDPLTPGAINPLSEDELLSPWDEAGQASNAEGIKRNGALPQGHNAQATQRGVNPGKDSGNHNTTDALTGTVLEADRQLPAAEVTLDAAIDTQKQFEQSAGNPKGKTSDPITGTSHQSQAGFAYIPIGETLSADWVSDELISYLGERQEVNDLLAEERFNRDQTGGKETFYNFTTGSGYSANEGSGYDITDSRSNAAELGTVAYRDDKNVLGTVGYTSNGYRDRNDYFSFYAGKSGTYDLSLSLLSANVGLALYNESGSLMSYSNKSGTQDESISTFLNEGWYTSLVYSHNSAASNNNGATAFDLNISRQADIFEQDIETWIDDSSVKNAALNSIKYDNDFGRNDMVGILKSAGDYDSVSSTELTDLRQIHNMFSGTMRADIAGLSKKVIFGDDSNAWYTGYDSIRNSLGNLEAGTSTQNLNLLIGKHMLGTDRPMIHSNSSGNVAGSYTQAGGSLFMDGVSFTDIDQGQTGDCYLLAPLASTAHEKPSIIRDMFEDNGDGTYSVRFYTNGQADYVTVDNMMATDSNGRYMYADDGAAGKQQVADNNELWVALAEKAYAQLNESGRLGQEESTNRYGRQWNEGISWGWADATTTHITGLNTTQERLVESTWWNPFSWDAGLTKNELINLVNGDNIVTIDGFNGNASTDDDGDGSIDWKSTSSTNIGSAVQGHVYAIVGYNAATQRFNIQNPWGNFDLSLTYNQLRNLGGTVNYSNT; encoded by the coding sequence ATGCTCGAATTCAACCTCGACGGCAAGCTCAACAACACCTTCGATGCTGGCGACGCTTATCAACGCGTCGCCGGATCCGATACCACCTCGTACGGCCTCGACCAGAGCAACGATCCGCTCACCCCAGGCGCAATCAACCCCTTAAGCGAAGACGAGTTGCTTTCGCCCTGGGACGAGGCTGGCCAGGCCAGCAACGCAGAAGGTATCAAGCGCAATGGTGCACTGCCGCAAGGCCACAATGCCCAAGCCACCCAACGCGGCGTCAACCCCGGCAAGGACAGCGGGAATCACAACACCACAGACGCCCTCACCGGCACAGTTCTCGAAGCAGATCGACAACTGCCCGCAGCGGAAGTAACTCTTGATGCTGCCATCGACACCCAAAAGCAATTCGAACAAAGCGCCGGGAATCCAAAGGGCAAAACATCAGATCCCATTACTGGAACATCCCATCAATCCCAAGCAGGATTTGCCTACATACCCATCGGAGAAACCCTGTCTGCGGACTGGGTTAGCGATGAGCTGATTTCTTATCTAGGAGAACGCCAAGAAGTCAACGATCTGCTCGCAGAGGAACGCTTCAATCGCGATCAAACCGGCGGCAAAGAAACCTTCTACAACTTCACCACTGGAAGCGGGTATAGCGCCAACGAGGGCAGCGGCTATGACATCACCGACAGCCGCAGCAACGCCGCAGAGCTCGGGACCGTTGCATACCGCGATGACAAGAACGTGCTTGGCACCGTCGGCTACACCAGCAATGGCTATCGCGACCGCAACGATTACTTCTCCTTCTATGCCGGCAAGAGCGGCACGTATGACCTCTCCCTCTCTCTGCTCAGCGCCAACGTAGGACTGGCCCTTTACAACGAGAGCGGCTCCTTGATGAGCTACTCCAACAAAAGTGGCACCCAGGACGAAAGCATCAGCACCTTCCTGAATGAGGGCTGGTACACCAGTCTCGTTTACAGCCACAACAGCGCAGCTTCCAACAACAACGGCGCCACCGCCTTCGATCTAAACATTAGCCGCCAGGCCGACATTTTCGAACAAGATATAGAAACCTGGATCGACGACAGCAGCGTCAAGAATGCGGCGCTCAACTCGATCAAATATGACAACGACTTTGGTCGCAATGACATGGTCGGAATTCTCAAGAGTGCCGGCGATTACGACTCCGTTAGCAGCACGGAACTAACCGATCTACGCCAAATACACAATATGTTCAGCGGTACAATGCGTGCCGACATCGCAGGCCTCTCCAAAAAAGTGATCTTTGGCGATGACAGCAACGCCTGGTACACCGGCTACGACAGCATTCGCAATTCACTTGGCAACCTAGAAGCGGGCACCAGCACTCAGAACCTCAACCTGCTGATCGGCAAGCACATGCTGGGCACCGACAGACCCATGATCCATAGCAACAGTTCTGGAAATGTGGCTGGCAGCTACACACAAGCTGGAGGAAGCCTATTCATGGATGGAGTGAGCTTCACAGATATCGACCAAGGACAAACCGGAGACTGTTACTTGCTGGCTCCATTAGCCAGTACAGCCCATGAGAAGCCAAGCATCATCCGCGACATGTTCGAAGACAATGGCGACGGCACTTATAGCGTCCGCTTCTACACAAACGGCCAGGCTGATTACGTCACTGTCGACAACATGATGGCGACCGACTCCAATGGTCGATACATGTATGCCGATGATGGAGCGGCAGGAAAGCAGCAGGTTGCCGATAACAACGAGCTCTGGGTCGCCCTTGCCGAGAAAGCCTATGCCCAACTGAACGAGTCAGGACGCCTCGGCCAAGAGGAAAGCACCAACCGTTATGGGCGCCAATGGAATGAGGGGATCAGCTGGGGCTGGGCCGACGCCACCACGACCCACATCACCGGACTCAACACAACACAAGAGCGCCTCGTTGAATCAACCTGGTGGAATCCCTTTAGCTGGGATGCAGGGCTCACCAAGAACGAGCTGATCAATCTTGTGAATGGCGACAATATCGTCACTATTGACGGCTTCAACGGCAACGCTTCCACCGATGATGACGGCGACGGATCCATCGACTGGAAGAGCACCAGCAGCACAAACATTGGCTCAGCAGTGCAAGGCCACGTCTATGCAATTGTCGGATACAACGCCGCCACACAGCGATTCAACATTCAGAATCCCTGGGGCAACTTCGACCTCAGCCTGACCTACAACCAACTTCGGAACCTGGGAGGCACTGTCAACTATTCCAATACCTAA
- a CDS encoding C2 family cysteine protease produces the protein MLEFNLDGKLNNNFDAGNAYQRVAGSEATSYGLGQSNDPLTPGAINPLTEDTLISPWEDAGQPSNAEGIKRNGALPQGHNDPATQRGVNPTSTSGDHNDNDAFSSAAQQGQRLAQRLSETAPIDQLTGGHQDGSAISSAQQTALADLLQLDQANPADLNTSPQQLDPLTGETQAGSFGFMPLPEITAFDADLLSYLGERAEVSNLLAEERFDRDQSAGTETHYNFTWGSGFSANEGSGYDITDSRTNAADIGTVAYRDDKEVIGTIGYGSGSNRDYNDYFSFYAGKSGTYDLSLSNLGANVGLALYNDSGSLVTWSNKSGTQDENISTFLNEGHYTSRIYSYNTSFWNNNGATAFNLDISRQADCFEQITNCLINDNSVKNAVLNSIKYDNLFDRNDTVGILKSAGDYGSVTNTELTDLQQFHNIFSGTMRADIAGLSKKVVFGDASNAWYTGYDSIRNELGNLEAGTSTQNLNLLIGKHMLGTDRPMIHTGSYTQAGGSLFVDGIDAGDIDQGATGSCYFLSALAGTADKKESIIEDMFTDNGDGTYSVRFYTNGQTDYVTVDSMMATRADGTYLHADAGDGTATNALVADNNELWVALAEKAYAQLNESGRLNQEEATNRYGIAGNEGISWGFTTDAITHITGLNSSWGNASASGVGATNVSSSELQTLVNSNRVVAAGWGGHARTITGYNATTGQYTIRNPYDRNHSTLTHAQLISLGAQFSWSNS, from the coding sequence ATGCTCGAATTCAACCTCGACGGCAAACTGAACAACAACTTCGATGCCGGCAACGCTTATCAACGCGTCGCCGGATCCGAGGCCACCTCCTACGGCCTAGGCCAGAGCAACGATCCGCTCACTCCAGGCGCCATCAACCCCCTCACAGAGGACACACTGATCTCCCCCTGGGAAGACGCAGGCCAGCCCAGCAACGCAGAAGGTATCAAGCGCAATGGTGCACTGCCGCAAGGGCACAATGACCCAGCCACCCAACGCGGCGTCAACCCCACCAGCACCAGCGGCGATCACAACGACAACGACGCTTTCTCTAGCGCCGCCCAGCAAGGGCAAAGACTGGCCCAACGGCTCAGCGAGACAGCACCCATCGATCAGCTCACCGGAGGCCATCAAGACGGCAGCGCCATCAGCAGCGCACAACAGACAGCTCTCGCTGATCTACTCCAGCTCGATCAAGCCAATCCAGCTGATCTCAACACTTCACCCCAACAACTGGATCCACTCACAGGCGAGACGCAGGCCGGATCCTTTGGCTTCATGCCATTGCCGGAGATCACCGCATTTGATGCAGATCTCCTCTCCTATCTCGGCGAACGCGCGGAGGTGAGCAATCTGCTCGCAGAAGAACGCTTTGATCGCGATCAATCTGCAGGCACCGAAACCCACTACAACTTCACCTGGGGCAGCGGCTTTTCAGCTAATGAAGGCAGCGGATACGACATCACCGACAGCCGCACCAATGCAGCCGACATCGGCACCGTGGCCTATCGCGACGACAAAGAGGTGATCGGAACGATTGGCTATGGCAGCGGCAGCAATCGTGACTACAACGATTACTTCTCCTTCTACGCCGGCAAATCGGGCACTTACGACCTCTCCCTCTCCAACTTAGGAGCCAATGTCGGCCTCGCTCTCTACAACGACAGCGGATCACTGGTCACCTGGTCGAACAAGTCTGGCACCCAGGATGAAAACATCAGCACCTTCCTCAATGAAGGCCACTACACCAGCCGCATCTACAGCTACAACACCTCATTCTGGAACAACAACGGCGCAACAGCCTTCAACCTCGACATCAGCCGCCAGGCCGACTGCTTTGAACAAATCACTAACTGCTTGATTAATGACAACAGCGTCAAGAATGCCGTCCTCAACTCGATCAAATATGACAATTTGTTTGATCGCAATGATACCGTCGGCATCCTTAAAAGTGCTGGCGACTATGGATCTGTCACCAATACAGAGCTGACCGATCTACAGCAATTCCACAACATATTCAGCGGCACCATGCGCGCTGACATTGCCGGCCTCTCGAAAAAAGTGGTCTTTGGCGATGCCAGCAATGCCTGGTACACCGGCTACGACAGCATTCGCAATGAACTCGGCAATCTGGAAGCCGGCACTAGCACCCAGAATCTCAATCTACTGATTGGCAAGCACATGCTGGGCACCGACAGGCCGATGATTCACACCGGCAGCTACACCCAAGCTGGAGGCAGCCTCTTTGTTGACGGTATTGATGCCGGTGACATCGACCAAGGAGCGACAGGCTCCTGTTATTTCCTCTCCGCTCTTGCCGGCACCGCCGACAAAAAAGAGTCGATCATCGAGGATATGTTCACTGACAACGGCGACGGCACCTACAGCGTTCGCTTCTACACCAACGGACAGACTGATTACGTCACCGTCGACAGCATGATGGCGACCAGAGCCGATGGCACCTATCTCCATGCTGATGCTGGCGATGGCACCGCAACCAACGCCCTCGTGGCCGACAACAACGAACTCTGGGTTGCCCTGGCTGAAAAAGCCTATGCACAACTAAATGAGTCGGGTCGCCTTAATCAAGAAGAAGCGACAAACCGCTACGGCATTGCCGGTAATGAAGGCATCAGCTGGGGGTTCACCACCGACGCGATTACCCATATCACTGGACTCAATTCCAGCTGGGGCAATGCAAGCGCCTCAGGCGTCGGCGCAACCAATGTGAGCTCTTCGGAGCTGCAAACCCTCGTTAACAGCAACCGTGTCGTCGCTGCAGGATGGGGCGGTCACGCTCGCACCATCACGGGCTACAACGCCACCACAGGCCAATACACCATTCGCAATCCCTATGACCGAAACCATTCCACACTGACCCATGCACAATTGATCAGTCTGGGCGCACAGTTCAGCTGGAGCAACAGCTGA
- a CDS encoding C2 family cysteine protease codes for MLEFNLDGKLNNNFDAGNAYQRVAGSEATSYGLGQSNDPLTPGAINPLSEDTLISPWDEAGQTNGAERIQRHSALPQGHNAQPTQRGVNPGSNNDALTGTAEPMHDLGQRLSVQTPIDQLTGGHPDGRAISSAQHAAPTDPLNLDQTNSIGLNTAPQQLDPLTGDSEDAIGFIPMPGILDIDPEFLSHLGERAEVNNLLAEERFDRDQSAGTETLYNFTWGSGFSAHEGSGYDITDSKNNAADIGTVAYRDDKEVIGTIGYGSGRNRDSNDYFSFYAGKAGNYDLSLSNLGANVGLALYNESGSLVSWSNNSGTQDENISTFLNEGHYTSRIYSYNTSFWNNNGATAFNFNISRQADCFEQIVEAWIDDSSVKNAALNSIKYDGDFGRNDIIGILKSAGDYGSVTNTELTDLRQFHNIFSGTMRSDLAVLSEKVLFHDDSNAWYTGSDSIVTDLGDLEAGSSTQDLNLLIGKHMLGLDRPVAAGEYTQAGGSLFVDGVSADDIDQGGVGSCYFLSALAGTANDKAEMIQDMFTDNGDGTYSVRFYTNGKVDYVTVDSMMATSATDRYLYANSGGDNGVQNVVADNNELWVALAEKAYAQVNESGRISQNGRNSYAGISGGNSATAITHITGLSATSEAVNLTGINGVSNAELINYVNSDRVVTVRGFNGLATGSGSGPTNISSGVQGHAYSIVGYDAETGRFDIRNPWDNQHLSLTHLQLRQLGADIRYSLS; via the coding sequence ATGCTCGAATTCAACCTCGACGGAAAACTCAACAACAACTTCGATGCCGGCAACGCTTATCAACGCGTCGCCGGATCCGAGGCCACCTCCTACGGCCTGGGCCAGAGCAACGATCCGCTCACCCCAGGCGCCATCAACCCCCTCAGCGAAGACACCCTGATCTCTCCCTGGGATGAAGCTGGTCAGACCAACGGCGCAGAAAGAATTCAACGTCACAGCGCCCTGCCACAGGGCCACAACGCCCAACCCACTCAACGCGGCGTCAACCCAGGCAGCAACAACGACGCACTCACAGGCACAGCCGAGCCAATGCACGACTTGGGCCAAAGGCTCAGCGTTCAAACACCAATCGATCAGCTGACCGGAGGCCATCCTGATGGCCGCGCGATCAGCAGCGCACAACACGCAGCTCCTACTGATCCACTCAATCTCGATCAAACCAATTCCATTGGCCTCAACACGGCACCACAACAACTGGATCCACTCACGGGCGATTCAGAAGATGCGATTGGCTTCATCCCAATGCCGGGAATCCTTGACATTGATCCAGAGTTTCTCTCCCATCTCGGCGAACGCGCTGAGGTGAACAATTTGCTGGCAGAAGAACGCTTTGATCGCGATCAATCTGCAGGCACAGAAACCCTCTACAACTTCACCTGGGGCAGCGGCTTTTCAGCTCATGAGGGCAGCGGATACGACATCACCGACAGCAAGAACAATGCAGCCGACATCGGCACAGTGGCCTATCGCGACGACAAAGAGGTGATCGGAACGATTGGCTATGGCAGTGGCAGAAATCGTGACTCCAACGATTACTTCTCTTTCTATGCCGGGAAAGCAGGCAATTACGACCTCTCTCTCTCCAACTTAGGAGCCAATGTCGGCCTTGCCCTTTACAACGAAAGCGGATCACTAGTCAGCTGGTCTAACAACTCAGGCACCCAAGACGAAAACATCAGCACCTTCCTCAATGAAGGCCACTACACCAGCCGGATCTACAGCTACAACACCTCATTCTGGAACAACAATGGCGCAACAGCCTTCAACTTCAACATCAGCCGCCAGGCCGACTGCTTCGAACAAATCGTCGAAGCCTGGATCGATGACAGCAGCGTCAAGAATGCCGCACTGAATTCCATCAAATACGACGGCGACTTCGGGCGCAACGACATCATCGGCATTCTTAAAAGTGCTGGAGACTATGGGTCTGTCACCAATACTGAGCTAACCGATCTACGCCAATTCCACAACATTTTCAGCGGCACAATGCGCTCTGATCTCGCAGTTTTGTCTGAAAAGGTGCTGTTCCACGATGACAGCAATGCTTGGTATACAGGCTCCGACAGCATCGTGACTGATCTCGGCGACCTCGAAGCCGGCTCCAGCACTCAAGACCTGAATCTTCTAATCGGCAAACACATGCTTGGGCTTGACAGGCCCGTGGCTGCTGGCGAGTACACCCAAGCTGGAGGCAGCCTGTTTGTGGACGGAGTGAGCGCCGATGACATCGATCAGGGAGGGGTGGGAAGCTGCTATTTCCTCTCTGCTCTTGCTGGCACGGCCAATGACAAGGCCGAAATGATTCAAGACATGTTCACCGACAATGGCGATGGCACCTATAGCGTTCGCTTCTACACCAACGGCAAAGTCGATTACGTGACCGTCGATAGCATGATGGCCACATCAGCGACAGATCGCTACCTCTATGCCAACTCAGGCGGCGATAATGGAGTCCAAAATGTGGTCGCTGACAACAATGAGCTGTGGGTCGCCCTTGCTGAGAAGGCTTATGCCCAGGTGAACGAATCAGGTCGAATCAGCCAAAACGGGCGCAACTCCTACGCAGGCATCAGCGGCGGCAACTCTGCGACTGCAATTACCCACATCACAGGGTTGAGCGCGACATCAGAAGCTGTGAACCTCACCGGCATTAACGGAGTCAGTAATGCTGAGCTGATCAATTATGTGAACAGCGATCGCGTCGTGACCGTTCGAGGATTCAACGGCTTAGCCACAGGCTCTGGAAGTGGCCCCACCAATATCAGCTCTGGCGTGCAAGGCCACGCCTACTCGATTGTGGGCTATGACGCTGAGACTGGGAGATTTGACATCCGCAATCCCTGGGACAACCAACACCTCAGCCTGACCCACCTTCAACTCAGACAACTCGGTGCGGACATCCGCTACAGCCTGAGCTGA